Below is a genomic region from Candidatus Palauibacter soopunensis.
GCCCGACGATGCCGCCCCCGATGACGGCGATGTCGAGCGATTTCGTCATCGACCGCCGGTGTCAGCCTCCGCTCCGACCACGCACTCCGGGGTTTCGCCGCGGACCCAGGCAGCGAGCATCTGCCACTCGGGGTCGTCCGTCGAGTCCCAGCGACGGGGGCCTCCGTGGAAGTAGTCGCCGCCCGCCGCAGGATGGAGGGGATGCGTGAGCAGCCGGCTCATCATCGGCTCGCCGGGTTCCACGTAGCGGCGCGTGATCGCGAAGTTGCCGCGCGACTCCTCCTGGTTCCAGAAGTCGCGGCCCTCGGGGATATGCCGGGCGAAGCCGCGCGCCCCGGTCTCATGGCAGTGGATGCACTCCACGTCGCCCGGGCGCTTGTCGAGGTACATCTTTTGGACGCAGTCGCGGAAGAAGTCGAAGTCGAGCCGCGGCGGGGCGGGGCGCTCCACCGGATCGGCGGCCGCGACCCAGTCGGCCATGGCCCGCCATTCCGAGTCCGATTTCGACTCGAAGAACTTCCCGCCCACGTGGAGCGGGGCGCCGCCGGCCGACACAGTTAGCGCTTTTCTCAGGAAGCGGCTGCCATCCGGGTCGCCCGGCGTGACGAGGCGGGACACGACCTCGAAGTTCCGGCGGGAGTCCTCCTCCGACCAATACACCTCGCCGTCGGCCGTCTCGCGAAGCCGCTGAAGCCGCAGCGGCGTGCCCTGCTCGGCATGACAGGTGACGCAGGGCGCCCGCCCCGGCCCCCACCCGCCGCGGTCCACGAGGAAGATGGGTTCGATCGTCTCGCGGTAGCGCTCGAAGCTCAGGGGTTCCTGACCCATGACGCCGCTGGGCGCCGAACCTGACGCCATGAGCGCGAATGCGGTCGCGAGGACCGACGGCCGGGCGAGGCAGCGTGGGCCCGCAGGGCGCGCCGCTCGTCGGACTCGGCGGACGGGAGTCACGGGAACACCACGGTCTTGTTGCGCTTAGGGGTCTGCCCCACCGGGATGCGGGCGATCTCCTTCATCTCCTTGGTGTCGACGACGGAGACATCGTTCGAACCCGCGTTCGCCACGTAGAGGTAACGGCTGTCCGGGGTCATCGTGAGCCAGTCGGGTATGTGGCCCACCTCGACCCCGCCCAGATACCCGAGATCCGGCAGCGACCACGCGTAGACATGCCCGTTGGGCTTGCTCGTGGACCAGAGCTGCCGCCCATCCGGCGATACCGCGAGGCCGTGCCCCGGCGACCCCTGCAGCGCGTCGTTCGTCACCCGCGAGATCGGAAGGCTCGGCATGTCCAGCTTTTGCACGACCCTCCGCTGCTCGAAGTCGACCACGTACACGCCGTGGTAGTTCGAGATCTGGATGAACAGCCGCCAGGTCGATCCGTCGGGATGCGTCTCGAACGCCATCGGGCGCACGCCGCCGTCCGCGTAGCCCCCCGTCGTGCGTCCGCTGAAGTGGAGCGACCAGATCGCCTCGTCGATCGCCGTATCGATGATCGTCAACGTGCGCGCCCCGATCATCCCCGCCGCGACGTGCCGCCCGTCCGGCGGACGGGAGTGAATTTGCATCTTCCTATGGATGTTGAACTTACGAGATTGGCAGGATGAATTCCAGCCGTTTGACTCCCGCCGATTGTGGATCTAGCCGCGAGACCTTCTGCGGGCTTCCAGCGCCTTCCGAAGCTGTCCTTCGTCGGCCTTCTGATAGCACTGAAGCACCGTCTTGGCGGTCTTCCATCCTCCCAGCTCACACAGCACCTTGAGCGGCTGGTCCATCAGGTCGCTGGCAAACTTCCGTCGAAGCGAGTGCCAGCCCCTTCCCGGCTTGGGCTCCAGCCCCGCCAGCTTCTCGGCCCTGACCCACCACCCCTGCCCGAGCGCCGACCCCATGCACTTCGATGGACTCTTGGGCGCGGGCAGCACCGGAGCGTCCCCAAGTCCTGGGTTGCTCCTTCGCGCTCCTTCCAAAGCTTCGAGCGCCTCGGTGGTAACGGGCGTGACGTGCTCGTGCCCCGACTTGTCGTGCTCGGCCCGCCAGAGGATGGTCCCTCCCTCGAAGGAGATGTCGGACCACCGAAGCTGGCGGATTGCGCCGATCCGGTGGCCGGTTTCGTGCGCGAGCACGAGCGCAACGCGGAACCGCCAGTCCACCCGCCCGGAGACTTCCAGCAGCGCCCGGTATTCCTCCTCCGTTAGCACCACCCGGGTGGGGTTCTTCTCCGTGGGCTTCCTGAGGCCCTTGAGCGGGTTCCTGTCCAAGAGCAGGCGGCCCCGGTCGTCCCTCGACCTCGCGGCCCAATTCAGAACCGCGATCAGGAACTTCAGGTCGTATTCGACCATGCGGTCGCTCACCGGCCTGCCGCTCGGTCCGATCCTGCCCGCCCGCCGTTCCCGAATGAAGCGGTCCCAGTCCCTCTGTGACAGGGTGGCCGGGTCGCGGTTCCGTCCGAAGAACCGGAGGAACATGCGCATGGCGGTCCGGTCGTACCCCCGAGCCTTCCAGCCCTTGGTGGGCGTCACCTCCTCGCCGTAGATGTCAAAAAGCTCGCCCAGCTTGAGCGGCTCGGGCTCGGCTTCCTGCTTGCCGTTCAGGTCCGGGCCGACGAAGCCCGCGGCGAATTCGTCCGCCTGCTTCTTCGCCCTCGGCCAATCGCGGTGTCCGAGCGACCGGCTCCGCCTTCGTCCGTTCTCGCGCCACTCAATCTGGAAGTTGCCGGTCTTCGGGTCCGGGAAGATCCGGACCCGGTTCCGGCCCCATTCGCCGGCGCCGTACGAGCGCCGACTTCGTTTCGTGCGTGCCATCATTCGATTCCTCTCGGTGATGGACCGCACGATCTGCGCGAATGAAAGCTCGCGCCGCCGGGAGTTTTCCGCTAGTTGGGTTCGGAGGGAAGTCCCCGGGCCTGTTGCCGGTGCCGTGCGGCGATGCACCATCAGACAACGGGGGTGGCGGTGCACGGGATCGACCCCCGGACGGTGCGCGCAGCCGCTTCCGAATGTCTTCGCCCGCCTTGCAGTTGGATCAGCGATCCTTGGCAGAAAGGCCACGGGACGCCCTGGGACGCGTGCGTCCCGTTTCTTGCGCGGGAGACGTCGAACAGCACGACGGCCAAGCGGTCGGCCAACAGGTCCGCCGTCTCCTCGAAGCGGCGCTCGGCACCCTTCCGGTACGGACTGCTGGCTGGGAGCGACCCCGCAGCGACGGAGAGGATGGGGCTGTCCGGCTCCATCCTCCCCGGTGCCGATTGAGGCATGCCGAAATGGGGGTCGCTCCCAGCCACGTCCAACGAACGCGGATCGGCACCGGCGCTCCGCTGGCAGTGTCGCAACCGCAGGCGCGCCAGCGGTTTGCAACATACAGGCCATTGTCCGCGCCGAACGGCGATTTCTTGTCCGGACACCCCCAAAACGAGCCGGACACGCAGGACTTGCCACCAACATCCACGTCCGGCCGTCATTTGCAGGCCTCGCGACAGCCCTACACCGGGTCGCAGTGGGGCGCGTTGCTGTAACTACAATCCATATGTATAATCGGTCGATGGAATTCGAGTGGGACGAGGCCAAGAACCAGACGAACATCCGCAAGCACGGCATCGGGTTCGACACCGCGAAGCGCATCTTCGAGGGGACCGTCGCAACGTCGCCCGACCGTCGCCGGGACTACGGCGAGGAGCGCCGCATCAGCATAGGCCGGGTCGAGCCCGGAGCGCTGATCGTGGTGGCCCACACCGAGCGCCGCGGGCGCATCCGTCTGATCTCCGCCCGCCCGGCGTCGCGGAAGGAAAGGAGAGTCTACCATGAGCGGACGCTACGATAGGCCCCTCACGCCCGAGCAGATCGCGGGGGTGAAGGACGAGGGGATCGACTTCAGCGACATCCCGGAACTGGACGAGGGGTTCTGGGAGCGGGCGGAACTCGTCGAGCCGGACCTGACCGACCAGATCACCATGCGCGTGAAGCGCTCCGTGCTGGCCTACTTCAAGGCACCGGGGAAGGGCTACCAGACGCGAATGAACCGCGTGCTGGAGAGCTACGTTCGGCACCGGACGGGGGAATCCGCCGACACCGGGACGGGTGCGGGCCGCTGACACGGGTTCACCGGTCGGTCCTTTCACGGCGATAAAGAGGCGCTCTCCCGATTCCTACCGACGGTGACCCCTTCACCGGCACTGACAACCACCCCACGGAGTTCGTCCTGCTGCGGGATGCCGGACCCTCATGAACCGCGAAACCCCCGACCAACGGCCGTCGCGTTGATCGACCATCTGAAGGGGCGCGAGAAGGCGCTGGAGCCATTCGGCCTGACAGGACGCCGCGCCGAGTGGATCGCGGTGGCGAGCCTGCACGGCGGTGTGTTCACCCGCTCCCAGTTGTCGGACTGGTTGGGCATGGACCGCTTCAAGACGCTCCGGTTCGTGCAGTTCCTCGTACGGAGAAGGCTCGTCGCCGAGGAGACGGTCGGGGACCTGAAGGTCTGCCGGATCTGCGCGCGCGGCATCTACCGGGCGCTCGGGGCCGAAGGTATCCGCCTACGGAGGATCACCGCGACGGAGGTGGCCACGCGCCGCCTCCTCTCGTTCGACTACGTAATCGAGCACCCGGACCTGCCCTGGCTTCCGACCGAATCCGAGAAGGTCGCCGCGTTCGAGGCGCTCGACATCGGGCGCCCAGCCATGCCCGTCCGGGTCTACCGGGGTGCCGCAGGGGGCGCGCGGCGCTACTTCCCGCGCGGGATGCCCGTTGCGCTGGACACTCGCCGCGCCGTGTTCGTCCACGCCGATCCCGGCTGGGACACCTCGACCGCGCTCCGTTCGTGGCGGGACCGGCACCTGAAGCTCTGGGAGGCGCTGAGGGAACTGGGCCTGTCGGTCGAGGTCGCCGGGGTCGCGTGCGCCCGGAGGCCGCTTGAGCGGGCGCGGACGATCCTCGGGAACTGGACCAATGCGGACGCGGACGCGCGTCCCGTCCACTCGCCCGGAACCGCCGTTGCGGCCCGGCGCGAGATCACGCGCATCGAGAATGCCATCCTCGGCATGGACGACGCGGCGGTCGAGGCGATGGGCGGCTTCCAAGCCTGCCTCCAGCGGATCGCCGAGATGAAGGAACTGCTCCGATCGGGCCTCCCCGGAGGAACGATCGACGGCCATTCGGTATGGCGTTCGAGCCGCCTCGCCGGAGCCGGGATTTGACCGGCCGTGGACGTGGCCCGTTGCCGATCCGGAAATGCACATTGACATCGGGGTCGTTGTGCACGGCAAACGGGCTCGTACGTGACACGACGACGATGCCGCAAGTGGCTGGCGTCGTTGCCTTTGTGCCGCAGCCGCAGGGGCGGCGGTGACGCGCGGGCGCTTGCGCCCGTTGCCGGGAGCGACCCACGTGTTCGGCATACCTCACACGCCACGGCGGCGGTCGGGATGTGCACGGCCATCCCACCCCTCGCCTCGGGTCGCTCCCGGTCCAGCAGTCCCATGCGGGAAGGGGTCGGGCCATTTGGCGGTCAACCGTAAATCCGTCGCCGAACCGTCATGCTTTGGCCCGTGATGCCGCGCCCACGAGCAATTGTCGCAACCGGCGAACGACTTGGCCGCTGGTCTCACCGGCCTGCGCCGCAGCCCACAGTTCACCAAGACCCTCCTGGGTCAGGACCACAACCCCGTCGCGCGCGGCCTTGTCCACCTCGGCCTCCGACAGGTCGTCTCGCGGTGTCGCCGTCGCGAGCACCGCGATCACTTCGCTGTCGGAAAGCGCCTTGGCCAATCGTCGCGAACGGGCGACCAGCCTGCCCACCTTGCCGCCCGCGTCGATCGATCCGGCCGTGCACTCGATCACAAGGGTGACCGAAGTCCCCGGGGCGTGCGCGAGGTGATCGACAGGATCTCTCAGCCCGATCTGGGCTCCAACGGGATCCACGTGGAAGCCGAGGAAGAGGAACAGCAACCCAACTGCGTGTTCGAACCCCTTCGACTTGTCCGGTCTGGCCGGATCAAGCTGTTCGCGGAAGCGTTCAAGGCCAGGGTCGACGGCGCTGTGGGCCTTGATACGGATGTTTCCGCCCGCTTCCGCCAAGGGCAAGGACATGAAGTCCGCGCACCGTTCGCCGTGAACGACGACCGAAGTCATGAAGGAATCACCCCTTCGGATCCGGACATCCACCTCCGCGTGGATGGATTCCCCGTCAGGCACCCATCGGCAATCGCGAAGTTCGATCGATCCATGACGACTCGGCTGTCCGGCGGCCCCCACCGTCCAACCAAGCTCCGCCTTCGCGACGAAGATGTCCGCGGCAGCCCGTAGGACGAGCGTGACACGGTCGGGCGCGGAGATGGCGCTCTCGCGGTCAAAGCGCACGGCTACGGGAGCGATCAACTCGACCGTGGTTGAATGGCCACGGACATCCAACCTTCCGGGGCGCCCACAGAATCTTCGGATGAGGTCCGAGAAGCTGCCATAGGGATTCGGCCCACCACGGATCGTACCGTCCAGTTCCCCGGGGGCATGCCCCGCGTCCATTACCACTTCCCACATCGAGGCTCCATGGTGGACGAGGGCGTGACAACTCCATTCATCGTACGCGGCACTGTGGTACGGGGCGCCCAGTTCGCCGAAGCCGTATCTCATGTCCGTCACGGGCCGGTCGGATGCGCCGGTGTACCTCACGGTCCAGTCGCCCAGCTCCGCCTCTCCACTCGCGATCCCACGCACCACGTCGGCCAGTTCGCGGATCGGAAGCACAACCTGCCGCGCGCGGAAATCCGGCCGATTGACCGGCGAGTACTCGGGAACCGATGGACCGGCACGGTGGTCGAGGAAACCGCGGGTGGCAAGATTGATCCATTGATCGCCGCTGCGGATCGCACAGAGGCGGAGATCGACGGACCGCCAGAACCCGGAGCGGTTCACCGAGTCGAGAAAGCGTTCCGCCTCCCGCTCGCTTGAGCGTTTGCTTTCGTCCGGCGACAATCGAGCCTCCTCTCCCAGGTTGCGCCCGGTCGATCACCACAGGGGAGGTGATGAACCTAACGTGCCCCGGTCCATTCGAGCCCTGGGACGGGGGATCGCGGACGAGG
It encodes:
- a CDS encoding tyrosine-type recombinase/integrase; this translates as MMARTKRSRRSYGAGEWGRNRVRIFPDPKTGNFQIEWRENGRRRSRSLGHRDWPRAKKQADEFAAGFVGPDLNGKQEAEPEPLKLGELFDIYGEEVTPTKGWKARGYDRTAMRMFLRFFGRNRDPATLSQRDWDRFIRERRAGRIGPSGRPVSDRMVEYDLKFLIAVLNWAARSRDDRGRLLLDRNPLKGLRKPTEKNPTRVVLTEEEYRALLEVSGRVDWRFRVALVLAHETGHRIGAIRQLRWSDISFEGGTILWRAEHDKSGHEHVTPVTTEALEALEGARRSNPGLGDAPVLPAPKSPSKCMGSALGQGWWVRAEKLAGLEPKPGRGWHSLRRKFASDLMDQPLKVLCELGGWKTAKTVLQCYQKADEGQLRKALEARRRSRG
- a CDS encoding BrnT family toxin, with product MEFEWDEAKNQTNIRKHGIGFDTAKRIFEGTVATSPDRRRDYGEERRISIGRVEPGALIVVAHTERRGRIRLISARPASRKERRVYHERTLR
- a CDS encoding BrnA antitoxin family protein, with protein sequence MSGRYDRPLTPEQIAGVKDEGIDFSDIPELDEGFWERAELVEPDLTDQITMRVKRSVLAYFKAPGKGYQTRMNRVLESYVRHRTGESADTGTGAGR